GACGTCAGGCAGACGATCGACCGCTTTGGGGTCTTCGAGACTCCACTGACCGTCGATCCGGAGGAACCCTACGTCGAGGCGGCCAGGGACGTCTTCGAGGAGCGCCCGGAGACGGCGATCTTCTGTTACGGACACACCCACCGACCGGGAATCAGAGAGGTCGACGACCGGCTGCTCGTCAACACGGGGACGTGGCTCAAACGCCTCCATCGCCGTGACGTCGCCGGACGCCTCATTCCCCCGGTGTTCGCCCCGAGCTACCAGATTCCGGTCGTTCGGATCGAGGCTAGCGAGGAGGGCGTGGCCGTCGAGTACGAGGAGATCGAGAAGGACAATCCACGGAAAGAAGAGCTTACCCTCACAGAGCGGTTCCTGACGCGGAGCCGGGAGCCGAACCCGGAGCTCCCCGATCGGACGGTTGTCTCGGACGGCACTGTGTCGGACGATCCGACACGGGCAGAACAGCCAGCCAGCTAGGGCGCGTCGGCCCGCTCGGGCTCCGGTCGCCGGACGTTGATCTCCCCGTTCGTCGTCACGCTCACGACGAGCGACGCCGTCACTTCTCTGCCGATCACCGCATCGCCTGCGGCGTCGCTGACCGCTTTCATCAGGTCCGGTGCGGACTGTGTGACCTTGACGTTTGCGTCGTCACAGGCGTCGTAGACACGGCCGGGCACGTCGTACAGGTCCGTCCCGGCATCGATCCGGACCCGAACCGGAGCCTGCAACGCTTCGGCAAACGCGATCGTCTCGCGGGACTTCCGGATGTTCTCGCGCGCACTCGACTCGATGCTGGAGACGTTCGCCCGCGAGGTGCCGAGTCGCTCTGCGATCGCCGACTGGGAGAGCCCGCGCTCGCGGAGGATCAGCACCTCGGCCTGTCGGCGCGTGAGGACGTTCTCGTCCCCGTCGAACCCGATACTGTCGAGTAGTTCGTCGACGTCGAGCGCCTCGTTCTCGCTCATCGTCCACCTCTACTGTGACGATCGGTGGGATGACCAGTCTCGGACGGCCACGCGATATCGAACGGCATTGGCGGTGTTTCGCCCCCCACTCGCAAAAAAGCACCTGGACGTCGCGTCGCGGCACGCGAGACGGTGACCACGATACTGACCTTTGCCGCCTGAGCCACGTTTAGGATATCCGGGCCCCTAATCGGATGTATGGACGACAGTACCGCGGTCGTGACGGGTGCAACGAGTGGGATCGGCCGGGCGGTCGCCGCCGCCTGCGCGGACGAGGGCGCACACGTCGTCGCCTGTGCGCGCGATGCCGACGATATCGCCGACGTGGTAGCCAAAATCGAGTCCAGCGGGGGGACGGCAACCGGCGTTCGCGCCGACGTTCGTGACGAGTTCGACGCCGAACGTCTCGCCGAAACCGCCGCCCGGGTTGGCAATGATGGCATCGAGTACGTCTTCGCGAACGCCGGTGTGTTCCACGGGAGCCCCGGCGACGAACCGATCGATGCGGAGAGCTACACCACCTACGACGACCATCTGCGAACGAACGGTAGAGGGGTCTTCGCGACGATCAAAGAGGCGAAGCCGCATCTGACCGACACCGCCCGGGTGATCGTCCCGACCGGTTCGGTCGCCCGTGACGCGAAAGCGGGGATCGGCTCGTATGCGGTCTCGAAGGCGACCGCCGAGGCGATCGCCCGCGCGTTCGCGGTGGATATCGAGCAGACCGTCGGCTGCGTCGATCCCGGACAGGTCGCCACGGATCTGTCGGGACCGGGCGGGCGTGATCCCGAAGATGTCGCGCCGATGTTCGTCTGGGCGGCGACAGAGGCCGATCCGGAGGAGCTAAACGGTGCGGTTCTCGGACTGCGTGAGTGGAAGATGGCGACGCGGTGACTCACGCGCCGACTCACAGCTCCCGGTCGCTGTCCGGGTTGTCCAGTTCCCAGAGGATTTCGGGGAGAAAGGCATCGAGTTCGTCGATGACGCGGCGCTCGCTGACATTCAGGCCCTCGCAGTGTTCGTGGGCCGAGTCGCGGATGTCGACGTGAAGCTCGCCGTCTTCGAGCGTCACCGCGAGCGGAAAGACCGAACAGCGTGCGGGCTTCCAGTCGTGTTCGGCGTGGAGCGCACAGAGGCCGTCCTCGCGCAAGAAGTAACAGGCTGCACCGTCCTCGGCGACGTGCTCCTCGCGGTCTTTCTCCTCGCGCCGGACGAAATCGTGGCCGCGGAACTCCGTCGTCGACTCGTTGAGGTTTGCGCGCTCGGCGAGACCGAGAAAGTCACGGTCGTACAGCAAGACGCCGTGCTGACAGCACCAGGTGCAGTCGTCGACACACTCGAACGTGAGGTCGGGATCGAACTCGACGATAACCTCGCGGTCGGGATACACCTCGACGCGCTGGCCCGTCTGATCGGTCGACACGAACACCCGTTCGGGCGGCGCAGCAAAAAGCGCGACGCATCCGGTACCGCGCCGCTCCGTGGCGACGACCGTATCAGGACTCGAAGAGCGCGTGATCGTCGTCGACATCGGCCCGTTCGGCGTACGCCAGCGTATAGTAGTCTCGATCGGCTAGCTCGGTGGGATCGTCGGTGATCACCGTCTCGCCCTGTTCCATGAACAGCCGCCGACCATACGTGACCTCGTAGCCCGCATCGACGAGTTTCTCGTGGGTCACCGGCACGTCGGTCACTTTGAACAGGATCAGCCTGTCCGGGCCAACCGGCGCGTCGCCGCCGGACGCTTCCCGGAGCGTGAGCTCGCTTCCGGCGGCGATTTCGACGTCCAGCGCGGCCGCAAAGGCCGTTACTGAGCTCACGCCCGGCACGACCTCGACGTCGACTCCGGGATGGAACCGTTCGATGGTTCGTCGCAGGTGACCGAACGTCGAGTACACGTTGGGATCTCCAAGCGTAACAAACGCGGCATCGCCGTCCTCGGCCGTAGGTGCTACATCGGAAGCGGCCGACTTCCATGCCTGACGGAGCTCCGCCTCGTCCCGTGTCATCGGAAACTCGAGGTCGCCGATCCGGGACTCGGGGACGTGTTCGAGCGCGACCGATCGCGAGAGTCGTCCCGGCGTGTAGACGACATCGACTTCATCCAGTACCTGCGCACCGCGGACCGTCAACAGGCCCGCGTCCCCGGGCCCGAGACCGACTCCGTACAGCGTCATGTCGCGATCACCGCTGCAGTGTTTGCGTCCATCGTGTCATCCCTTCGGAGAGCTTGCCTCATGGAACTTCCGTGCCGGGTCGGCATCACGGGTCGTCCTCGACGATCGCCCGTCCAGCAGGATCCGACATCTGGTGGCGTGTCGCCAGCCCGGCCAGATGCGGCGTTTCGGGAACGATCAGCGTCTCGGTCGCCAGCTCTACCGCGCTTGCGCTTCCGGGGAGACAGAAGATCGGAACGCCGTCTGCGATCCCGGCGAGCGCACGACTCGCCATTGCCCGCGTACCGACTTCCTCGTAGGAAAGCATACGGAACAGCTCGCCGAACCCGCGGAGACGACGGTCGATCGTCGCCTGGACTGCGTCGGGTGTCACGTCGTCCGCAGTGACGCCGGTGCCGCCCGTGGTGATGATGGTATCGACGTCCTGTCGCGTCAGCAGGGACTCCAGCAGGTCTTCGATACGGTCAGCGTCGTCCGGGACCAGCGCGCGGGCGGTCACGCGATGGCCCGCGGACTCGAAGGTCACTACTGCGGTGTCGCCGCCGGGGTCGTCGACCGTGGAGAGGGCGTCAGCGGGGTTGTGCTCGTCGTACCGGGAGGTCGAGACGGTGACGACGGCGACGTACAGGGGATCGATGACGTCGTGACTGTGGTTGTCAGTACTACGGCGCCGGGAGCGGTCGACGTGGTCGCCCGTCATCGCTGACCCCGTAGCGCCGCCGGTCTGGTCGTTCGGGTACCGGAGCCGTCGATCACGAGCTCCTGACCCGTGCGCCGGGGGAACCGGTCGTCGTCCAGCCCCTCACGTTCGCCCTCACGGACCAGCGTCTCGTCGAGCGCGGCGGTGACCGCGGCCTCGTCAAGTCCCTTGCCGATGACGACCAGGCGGGTCTCGCGATCGCCGACGTCGGGGTCCCAGTCGAGATCGTCGCCGCGTCGGTAGATCTCCTGTCTGGACTCCGGGAGGCTGGCGATCCAGCGCCCTTCCGGGACGACTCGTGTCGCCGATCCCGCGAAACTGGCGGTGAAGGCGTGGCGATCCCGGCCTGCGACCCAGAGGATTCCCTTCATGCGAACGACGCTCGCGGGCAACGACTGGAGGCAGTCGACGAACCGCCCCGGGTGGACCGGCCGGCGTCGGTGGTACGTAAACGAGTCCAGTCCGAACGCCTCCGGGGGATGCCTGTGGTCGTGGCCGTCGTGCGAGTGGTCATCGTGGGAGTGATCGTGGTCGTCATGCGAGTGTTCCGTCCCACTCTCGGCGTTGTCACCGCCGTCAGCGTCGCGCAGGATCTGCTTCCACCCTGCCGAAGACTGTGACTCGTCCTCGTCGAACAGCCCGGTGTCGAGAACGTCCTCCGGCGAGACGTCACCGTGGGTCGTCTCGTGGATCGTCGCGCGCGGCTGGAGGGACCGAAGCGTCTCGGTGAGGGCCGCACGCTCGTCCTCGTCGACCAGATCGCACTTGTTGACCAGCAGGACGTCGGCGAGTTCGACCTGTTCGACGAGCAGTTCCGACAGGGGACGGCTCTCGTCGGCTTCGTCAGCCGCTCCGAGCGGCTGGCCCTCGAGTACTGCATCGTGGAACGTGCGGGCGTCGACGACCGTCACGAGGGCGTCGAGATCGTACCGGGGGGCGACCTGCGGCGAGCGGACGAATCGCTCGACGATCGGCGCGGGATCGCTCACGCCCGAGGGTTCGACCAGCAGGTGATCGAACGACGATTTGCCGTCGAGTTCCAGCAAGGCGGCATCGAGTTCGCCCTGCAGACCACAGCAGATACAGCCGTTCGAGAGCTCTGTGAGCTCGGAGCCACCCGAAAGCTCCGAACGCGACTCGATGAGGTCGGCGTCGACGTTGACCTCGCCCATGTCGTTAACGAGGACGGCCACGTCACGATCGGCGTCGGTCAGCACGCGATTCACGAGCGTCGTCTTCCCCGCGCCGAGGCCGCCGCTGAGCAGGGTGACGGGGGTGGGCATCAGTCGTCGGCCAGCGCCAGTTCGCGCTGGTCGTCGGTCCCGAACGGATCCGGGAACCCGGTCCAGTCCTCGTCCATCTCGGCGTCGGTGAGCACGCACTCTTCCAGAGAGTCGATGAGCGGGTCGGCATCGAACTCCCGGCCGATGAAGACGAGTTCGGTGCCACGGTCGCCCCACTGTTCGTCCCAGTCCTCTTCGATACCGGGACGCGCCTGGAAATACCGTTCCTGCTGGGCGGGCGGCAAGGCGGCGATCCACTGTCCCGCCGGTCCTGCTCGAACCGACGTGCCGGCCTTGTCGATCCCCATCGCGACGTCCTCGCGGCCCGCACTCCAGAAAAAGCCCTTCGCACGGATGATCTGGTCGGGGAGCTCGGCGAGCAGGTCGGCGATCCGCTCGGGATGGAACGGACGGTCCGCCTCGAAGGTAAAGGAGGTTACGCCGTGTTCTTCCTGTGGGTCGTGATGGTGATCGTGGTTGAGTTCGTGTTTCCAGCCGGCGGACTGGCTGGCGGCGTCGAAGTCGAACAGGCCGGTATCGAGGATCCGTCCTGGATCGATATTCCCGTGTTCGGTTCGGATGATCTCCGCGCGGGGCTGGAGCCGTTCGAGCACGGCCTCAATCTCGTCGAGCGCGTCCGCGGGCACGAGATCGCACTTGTTGAGCAAGAGGACGTCACAGAACTCGATCTGGTCGAGCAGTGCCTCCTCGGGAACACGACCGTCTTCCGGGCTGAGCTCGTCGGCTGTCAGCGCCGCTCCGGAATCGAAGGCCTCGTAGAAGCTGTGTGCGTTGACGACCGTGACCGTCGTGTCGAGTTCGTAGGTACCCGTGGGATCGAACTCGGTGTCCTCGAACCCGCGAGCGAACGTCTGTGCGACCGGGATCGGTTCGCTGATCCCCGAGGACTCGACCAGCAGGTAGTCGAAGTCACGGAGCTCGGCGAGGCGGCCGACTTCCTCGAGCATGTCGCCGCGCAGCCGACAGCAGATACAGCCGTTCGACATCTCGATGATCTCCTCGTCGCCCTCCGAGAGCTCCGATTGCTGTTCGACCAGTTCGGCGTCAACGTTGATCTCGCCCATATCGTTGACGACCACGGCGACGTCGAGGCCGTGCTCCTCGTTGAGAACGGTGTTGAGCGTCGTTGTCTTGCCCGCACCGAGGCTACCGCTAAGTATCGTGACGGGAATCGGTGAGTCTGTCATTGGTCCGTGCAGGTTTAACAATTCGGAGGGACTTAATATTAGTTATTCGCTAATTGTGACCTTCATCATAACAACCACTATTATGCCCCGTCACAAAGGCCCAGATATGCCGGTCGTAAGCATCTCGCTCCCGGAGGAACTGCTGGAATCCGTCGACAGTTTCGCCGAGGAACAGGGCTACACGGGACGAAGCGAAGTGTTCAGACAGAGCGTCCGCGGCCTACTCGGCGAGTTCGACGAGTCCGAACTCCGGGGTCGGGAGCTGATGGGGACCGTCACCGTGCTGTTCGAGTACGGGAGTTCGGGCGTCGAAAACGAGGTGACCCACCTGCGTCACGAGTACGAATCGCTGATCGTCTCGAACGTCCACGGTCACGTCGGCGAGCGCTACTGTATGGAGCTGTTCGTCATCGAAGGGGGGCTGGAGGACGTCTCCGAAGTCGTCTCCAGCGTCCGGACGGTCGACGGCGTACTGACTGTCGATTACTCGCTTCAGCCGATCGACGATGTCGGCGGTATCGCCAGTCCGTCCTGACGGTCAGAGATTGCGCAAGGAGAGCAGTTTGACACGCCCGACGCCGTCGAAATCCCGGAGATCGTAGACGAGTTCTCGGATCCGTGCCACTTCGCCCCGACAGAATACCGTCTCCAGGCACCACTCTCCCTCGTGGACGTGACTGGTCGCACTGATGGCGTCCTGATACTGGTGTTGAATCCCGTGGAGTTCACGGATCACCTCCTCGTGCTCGTAATCGAAGACGATCACCGCCGCTACGGATCCCGACATCTCCTCCAGTTTCGAGTGGGCTTCGACGTACTCCTGGATCGCTTCCCGGACCGCCCGCGAGCGGGAATCGAATCCTTCGGCCTGCCAGACGGCGTCGAACTCGGCGAGCACGTCGTCGGGAATGTTCAGACTCGTTCGCATACACGTTGATGGGTCCGAACAGTGTTAGGGCCTGTCGTTTTTTCGGTGTCCTACCCGTCAGCGAGCCAGAGTGTACCATGTGTCAGTGTGCAAGCGGTAATAATACACGTACTAGGAAAATCGAGGCATTGTATACATATGAACCTAAGTTTATATTCGAGTTCCCCATTAGTAACAGATACGCATGAGCCAGAGCGCCTCAACAACGTGGACGGACCCTTCGACCTGCCCGTTTTGCGACGCCGAACTCGCCGATCCCGGCGCGGGATTCGTCGATCATATTCACACGAGTACCGAGTGCAAGAGCGAGTTTGACACCTGGCGCTCGAATATTGCGGGCGATATGGGGGGTGAGTGGAGCGGATGAGTCTCGGACGTACCACCGCGTCGACGCACACGCCGACGCCGATTCCGAGCGAGATCGAAGCGCCGACGGCCAAGCTCGTCTACATGACACTCGACGCCGACGGCCCCCACACTATCGACGAGCTGAGCGACCGGCTGAACATGCAGAAACTGGTGCTGTTGGAGACGCTCCGAACGCTCGAATCGAAAGGGATCGTCGATGCCAACGGCGAGTGCTGTACCGCAAACTAGCGACCGAACACTGGCGCTCTCCTTTTGATGGCAGCGTGGGAACTCCCGTGCCCGCCAGCGGATATTGCGGCTGACTGCCAGGCGACGAATCACATACAAGCCCCCGATCATCGAGTGGCGACAATTGTTAAGTTTGTTCGCCGGTTGGTTGCGGGTATGGAACGACGACGATTTCTCGCCGCCGGTGGTGTCGGTGCAAGTGGCCTGTTGGCTGGCTGTACCGACGTGCTCGGTGACGACGATTCGGTCCCCGAGCGCGACCCCGCAAACGAAGTTGCCGACAGCATTGCGACCGCGGTCGGACTGACGAATACGGCTGCCCTGTCACTCGACAGCGTCGACACCGGTTTCGAGGAACCGGACACAATCGAGTTTGACGAGGACGAACCCCGCGACCGGCTTACCGAGGCCCGAACTGCGCTTGAGGACGCCGAAGCCGACGACGACGGAAGCCGTGAAACAGAGATCGCAGCCGTCCGTGCGTACATCGGAATCGTCGAGTCAATGATCGATATGTTCGTCGAGCTGCTCGACGGTGCGTCCGAACTCTCGGACTCCGACGAGTCGTTCGACCCCGACGATATTGATCGACTCCGCGGGAGTATCACCGCGGCGCGTGATCCGATCGAACGGGCGGTGAGTGCGCGGACGGCGGGCTCCGAGCACCGCGATTCGGCAGACGAGTCAGCGCTGACCGACCTCGACGCCGAGTTCAAGACCGTTACCGACGGGTTCGACGAACTCGTCTCCTTTACCGACGGCTTCGACGTGCTAACCACGGGGTACGCTACGCTGCTCGATGGAGTCGAGTACGTCGAGACCGCACAGGATCAGTTCAGTGCCGAGGAGTACGACGATGCGCGCGTTGGGTTCGCCGATGCGACCGCGGCGTTCGACACGGCAAATTCGACGTTTTCCGACGGTCAGTCCGACGCTCACGAGGAACTCGACGGAGAATTCGATCGGGCGACCGGCCGCAGCGATTCGCTCATTCGCCTGTCATCGAGCCACGAGTCGATGCTCGATGGGCGAGAGCTGCTGGAAGACGGCAAAGAGGAGTTCGAAAACGAAGAGTTCGGGGCCGCAAGCGCTGCGTTCTCCGGGGCACAGGAGGAGTTCACAGCAGCATCCGAAGAACTCGACGCAGAGCCACAGCCAGAAGGAGAGTTCGACGCGGAGTTCAATCAGGCCCAGTGTCGTGCCGACAATCTCGGTGAGGCCGCCGACGAGTTCGCGGCGGCGGCCGACGCTGCCGATCAGGGCAACTTCATCGAGGCGGACCAGCGGTTCGAGAACGGCGAAGACGCGCTCGAAGCAGCCGAAAACTGCTAGAAGTTCCGCCAGACATCCTCGTCCCAGTTGTCGGACTGTTCGGCGTCATCATCCCCGCCGTCCTCTTCACGGGGCGTTTCGCCGGGGGGACTCGTCGCGCCGCCCGCGACGTTTACCGGCTCTTCGGCTTCGGGCAGGTTCAGCTCCGGCCACGCCCCTTCGTCCCAGTCGCCGACCTTGCTGTAGTAGTAGACGACGTTCCCGTTGATCACCGCAAAGAGGTCCCGCCGACGGTCGTGGACGACTCGCTCTTTCGTATCGATGGCGACATCGACGACGTCTTCGAGCGTATCGAGTTCGATGTAGTTGTTGCCGACCCACATCGGAATCGAACCTGTCGAGATCCAGTCCGCGTAGCGGCGGCGGTGGATCTCCTGTTTGATCGCGGCGATATCCATCTCCTCGGGATTCGTCGCACGGACTGTTCCGGCACCGGTCAAAAAGAGCAGTCCCATGAGACCGAACAGCGAGACGACCATCCAGTTCGGCGAACCGGTCTCTTCGATCGTCCGCGTCGTATCACGGGTCTGTGAGTCACGCAGGTCCGACTCGAACCAGTAAGCCCGGTCGGTCACCTCCATCACGCTCGTCGATGTCAACTCCCCTTCGTAGGTGCCCGTATCGTACTCGGTCCGCAGGTGGACGGTGGTCTCGACGCTCCCGACCCCGGAGAGTCGCTCCTGGAGTTCGGCGAGGCGCTGCTGGAGTACCTCGACGTCGATCGAGGTCGACGACGTGGCCTCGCCGTCCTCGACGGTTGCCGTTTCCTCGATGAGCACGTCCTCTTCGTACCAGAACACGTCCCCGTCACGGGTTCCCTCTATCTGTAGTGTCAGTTCGTGCGTTACCGTGGTCCCATCGGGCGCGGACGTTTGTGGTTCGATATCGACAACCGGCGAGGCTTCAATGATGTACGTCGAGCCATCCGAGGAGACGCCAGCCCATTCTTCCTCGTCGACGATCTCGGCACTGACCAGCCCCGTCGTCTCGATCGATTGCTGGTCGGTCTGTTCGGTGGCGGTCGTGGTCGGCGGCGTCAGCGCGATACCCGCCGCGACGACCAGCGCCAGCACTCCGGCGACCGCCAGCGCGATCATCAGGTTCCGTCCGTGGTTTGCGATCAGCAGCTTCGCGCGTGGGTCGTCGATCAGTGGCATTGTGATTGGTGTGACAGTCGTCGACGTCCGAGGCTTCGGAGCGTGCCCTGCCGACCGTCTGTTTCGAGTCGTCTGTAATACCGAACTCCCATGATATAATTTTGTTGGAAAATAACTGGGGCGAACAGATCAGGTATCATAGCCACTTGCGGATCTTCCGGCGGAGCCGATATGCAAGGGGAACGTCCTTGCCCGATCGCAGCCGGATATCGCCCGTCCCGAACAGGGCGACGATCGCGACCAGCCCTCCCATGGCGATCACGGCGTTGATGCTCAACAACGCGACGAGCGGATGGATCGAGTGGAGTCCGCCGATCAGGGTCGGGGGCAACACCACGAGATACCGGTGTTCGGTGACGTGGCGTGTGTATCGCCCCTCCTCTGCGGGGACAGAGAGCGTGACGCTGGTCTCGGCAGTGGACCCGCGGCTCACCCACGTCCGATCGGGCTCGGTTGTGACGTCCTCGCCGGGCTCGAAGAAAACGACGACCGGGACGAAGCCGTCGTTTCGCACGGTGTGTTCGACCGTCGAGCTGCCGCCCGCCTCGATCACCAGCGGGTCCTCCTCGGGTGTCTCCGAGCTCGCGACACCGTACTCCTGGATCCCCGCAGGGACAACCATCGCCGCCGTCGCGGCGACGACCAGCACGACGAGTACCGCGCCGCCGACCACCCAGATCTTCACGACATCGGGGCGTGACGACGAACGTGTGATATCGCGCGCGTTCCGCGAGCCGGTCAGGACGGCCAGCCCGATAAAGAACATCCCAAGAGCGACGAACGCGCCGCCGAGCTGGGTTCGTTCAAGCCCGCCCTCCCCGCCCATGGCAGAGACGACGGACTGCTGAACGCTATCTGCACCCGACTGAAAGCCCATCACGACCGTCCCGAGATGCGGAATGGTCACGACTGTATCACCAACCTGGAGGGCGTGGGCGACAATTTGCCCATCCGAGACCGGCGGCTCGTCACCGTCCTGATCAGTGAACGGGTTGGCGTCGCCTCTCGTAATATAGCCCTCGTCGGTCTCCCCGACAACCCGGTGGGTCGTCAGCCCGCCGCCGTGGAGCTCCTCGGCCTCGAAGACCACCACGTCGTCCTCGCTCGTGTCGCCCGCGAGTAACGAGGGAACCGCCACGAAGCCGTCGCCCGCGTTCATCGCCGGCTCCATGCTGCCCGTCGAGACGAATCCCAGCAGGATGGGCTGGCCGAGCAACTGGCCGAGCAAGAGCGCAAGCACGATGATGACGAGGAAGAGTCCGAGCGCCCACTCGACGTAGGACCTGAGCGTCATGCTGGCCTCCACGAGTCACTTCCCGGGCTGGGCTGGCCCGTACGTATCCGGGAAGTATCGCGCATACGGTGTCTACGCTGGTGATCGGTGATATATTTGTTCCTCAGACGTACCGCCGGGCCAGGTCCCAGATGCTGCTGCGACCGATCGCAAGCAGACCGACCAGTGCGGCCAGCCCGACGCTTGCCGTCGCCGGATTACTCAGATATCGTTGTGTGGTCTCGACAACGGTCTCGCCCGGCGAACCGACGGTTACCTCGCCCGCCTCGCTGCCGCTGACGCTCACCGCGAACGTGCCCTCGTCGGCGAACGCGCGAGTGAACGTCACCGTCTCCTCCTCGCCTGCCGCTACGTCGATCTGCTGGCTCTGGAAGACGACCCCCGCAATCGCGAGTTCCGCTGTAAAGGTCCCGTCCTCGTCGCCGACGTTCGCGACGGTGGCCGTGACGTCGACGCTGTCGCCGAGGTCGATTTCGGTCGCCGACACAGCCGCGTCAGTCACCTCGAAGGAGGGTCCGCTGGGCGGGTCCGTGACAGTTACCGTCCCCGCCTCGGTCGTGTAGATCGTCACGCCGGGGCGGTTCGTCACCGCGATCTCGTACTCGCCGGACTGCTGGAACGTGCGCTCGAAGGTCACCGTCGTGGTCTGTCCCGGTCGAAGACTGATCAGTTGCTGGGAGACGATCGTCCCGTCGACCGACAGCCCAACCCGCGTCGAGCCCGGCCCGTCACCGCTGTTCTCGACGGTCGCGGTCACCGTCGAGGACTCACCGGTCTCTACCGCCCGCGGATCGACGTTTACCTCGTTGATTGATATCGACGACGATCTGTCATCCTCAGTCTCGATGCGGATCGTGAACACGTCGCCGTCGAGATCCTTCGAGCTATCGACTTCGAGGCCCACGCCCACCGAC
Above is a genomic segment from Natranaeroarchaeum aerophilus containing:
- a CDS encoding CARDB domain-containing protein; this translates as MPTTRVLLVATLCLLALFVAPTVAAQEDSPSDFITIEATDESVATIEDGEIKIRGSIVPHAKASVDEAFQIRSTGNDEQRVWVTSDIEGVEFHRSDTGEPVEEVTLNPGESVGVGLEVDSSKDLDGDVFTIRIETEDDRSSSISINEVNVDPRAVETGESSTVTATVENSGDGPGSTRVGLSVDGTIVSQQLISLRPGQTTTVTFERTFQQSGEYEIAVTNRPGVTIYTTEAGTVTVTDPPSGPSFEVTDAAVSATEIDLGDSVDVTATVANVGDEDGTFTAELAIAGVVFQSQQIDVAAGEEETVTFTRAFADEGTFAVSVSGSEAGEVTVGSPGETVVETTQRYLSNPATASVGLAALVGLLAIGRSSIWDLARRYV